CCCGGGCGGTCGAGGCGGCGGGCGGCAAGGTGGTCGGCAAGGTCCGTCACCCGTTCAACAATCCCGACTTCTCGTCCTTCCTGCTCCAGGCGCAATCCTCGCCCGCGCAGGTGGTCGCGCTCGCCAATGCGGGCAGCGACTTCGCCAACGCGATCAAGCAGGCGCACGAATTCGGCCTGTCCCAGTCGGACAAGATCATGGCGGCGCTCCAGGTCACGCTGACCGATTCCGCCTCGCTGGGCCTCGACGTGGTGCAGGGCGCGCTGTTCACCGACAGCTTCTACTGGGACCGCACGCCGGAGACCCGGGCCTATGCCGAGCGGTTCTACGCCCGCCGCAAGGCGATGCCGACCGCCTACCAGGCCGGGGTGACCTCGGCGCTCACCCATTACCTCAAGGCGGTGCAGGCCGCCGGCACCACCGACTCCGCCACCGTGATGGCGAAGATGCGCGCCACACCCGTCAACGACTTCTTCGCGGAAGGAGGCAAGGTCCGGGTCGACGGCCGCATGGTCCACGACATGTACCTGATGCGGTTCAAGAAGCCGTCCCAGTCGAAGGGCAAGTGGGACCTCTACGAGCTCGTCGCCACGGTGCCGGGCGACGAGGCGTTCCGGCCGCTCAGCGAAGGCGGATGCCCGTATGTCCAGAACTGACGCCGACGTGAAGTCCGCCGATCTTGCGCCCCTGGTCCGTCCCGGCGCGGTCGCGATCATCGGCGCCTCCGCCGATCCGACCCGCATCGGCGGCCGGCCGATCGCCTACATGCTGCGCGCGGGTTTTCAGGGCGCGATCCTGCCGGTGAACCCGAACCGGGCCGAGGTGCAGGGCCTGCCCTGCTACCCCTCGGTGGCGGCCCTGCCGCAGGTGCCGGACGTCGCGGTGGTGGCGGTGCCGGGCGCGGCGGCGCTCCGGGCGGTCGAGGAACTGGGCGCGCGCGGCACGCGCTTCGCCGTGATGTTCACGGCGGGCTACGCCGAGGTCGGGGATGTGGAGGCGCAAGGCGCCCTCGTCGCGGCGGCGCGGCGGCACGGGATGCGGCTGCTGGGCCCCAACTGCCTCGGCCTGTTCAACGCGGCGTCCGGCTTCTACCCGATCTTCACCGCCTCGCTCGAGGGCGGGCTGCCGCTGCCGGGACGGATCGGCATCGCCAGCCAGTCGGGGGCCTACGGCACCCACCTCTTCGCCGCCTGCCGGGCGCGCGGCATCGGCACCGGGATGCTGATCACCACCGGCAACGAGGCCGACCTCGCGGTCGCCGACGCGATCGGCTGGATGACCCGGGACGACGACCTCGACGTGATCATGGCCTACGCCGAGGGCGTACAGGACGGGCCGGCCTTCGCCGAGGCCCTGGCGGCGGCCCGGCGGGCGAAGAAGCCCGTGATCCTGATGAAGGTCGGGCGCAGCGCGGTCGGCAGCGCGGCGGCGCAGTCGCACACCGCCTCGATCGCCGGCAACGACGCGGTCTTCTCCGCGGTGCTCGCCGAGCACGGCGCGATCCGGGCCCGCTCGACGGAGGAACTGATCGACATCGCCTACGCGGCGACGCGGCGGATCTACCCGGTGCCCAATACCCTCGGGGTCATCACCATCTCAGGGGGAGCCGGCGTGCTGATCTCGGACGCCGCCGAGGCGGCCGGCCTGCCGATGCCGCCGATGCCCGAAGACGCGCAGGCGCGCCTCAAGGCAATCCTGCCGATCGCCTCGCCCCTCAACCCGGTCGATTGCACCGCCCAGGCCTTCAACGATCTGTCGCTGATCGGCCGCTTTACCGAATCGATGATCGCCGACGGCGGCTATGCGTCGATCCTCGCCTTCTTCACCCAGATCGGCGGCGCCCCCAGCATGGCGCCCGCGATCCGCACCCAGCTCAACGCCGTCAAGGCGCGCCACCCCGACCGGCTCTACGCCCTCTCGGTCCTCGCCCCGGAGGAGCGCAACCGGGAATACGAGGCCGACGGCTACCTGCTCTACGAGGACCCGGCTCGGGCGGTGGTCGCCCTCGACGCGATGGGCCGCCTCGGCGCGAGTTTTTCGGAGCCCGAGCCGGCCACCGTGCCGATGGGCGAGCCCGTCCGGCTGCCCGAGGCGACGCCGAGCGAGGCCGAGGCCAAGCGCCTGCTCGCCGCTTACGGCATCGCCACGGTGCCGGAGGCCGTCTGCACCGATGCCGAGGCGGCGGTGGCGGCGGCGGAGGCCTTCGGGTTTCCGGTCGTGATGAAGATCCTGTCGCCGGACATCCTGCACAAGACCGAGATCGGCGGCGTGCTCCTCGACGTGGCCGATGCCGAGGCGGTCCGGCGCGGGCACGCCACGCTGATCGCGCGCGCGGCCCGCCACGCCCCGTCGGCCCGGATCGAGGGCGTGCTGGTGGCGCGCCAGATCAAGGGCGCGGTCGAGTGCATCATGGGCGTCCAGCGCGATCCGGTCTTCGGCCCGGTGGCGATGGTCGGCCTCGGCGGGGTCTTCGTCGAGGTGATGCGCGACGTGGTCTTCCGCCGCTGCCCGTTCGGCGAGGACGTGGCCGAGGCGATGATCCGCTCGATCAAGGCCGCGCCCCTGCTCACCGGCGCCCGCGGCCGGCCGCCTTGCGACGTCGCGGCGCTCGCCCGGATGCTGTCGCGCCTCTCGGCCTTCGCCGCAGGGGCGGGGCCGCGGCTCGCCTCGATCGACCTCAACCCGGTCTTCGCCCTGCCGGAGGGGGCCTTCGCGGCGGATGCGGTGATCGAGGTGGGGGAGGCGGGGTGATGGGGGCATGGCTGGGCGGTTTCGAGGTGGAGCGCCTGACCCCTCCCCCCTCTGCGGGGGAGGGTGCCCGGCTGCGAGTGCGAAGCACTCGTGCGCCGGGCGGGAGAGGGGAACCACGCTTCCGTAAGGGTCGCACCCGTCTTGAAAGGCGCCTCCTCGATCAGCGTCGCGCTGCCCCTCTCCCGGCCTGCTCCGCAGGCCACCCTCCCCCGCAGAGGGGGGAGGGGTCGGGCGTGGGCGCCTCCCGAGCGGCGAACCTCGCATGACCGACCCCACCCGCATCCCCGTCATCATCGGCGTCGGCGAGATCGCCGACCGGCCCGACGTCCTCGGCCGTGGCCCGATCGGCCCCGAGCCCGCCGCCCTGATGGCCGAGGCCCTGGCCCGCGCCGACCGGGATGCCGGCGGCGGCTGGCTCTCCCGCGTCGCCTCCCTCGACGTCGTCAACGCGGTGTCCTGGCCCTATGCCGACCTGCCCGCCCGCATCGCCGATTTCATCGGTCACCGCCCGGCCCGCCTCGCCTACGGGCCGGTCGGCGGCGAGACGCCGGTGCGGTTCCTGCACGAGGCGGCGCGGCGGATCGCCCGTGGCGAGGCCGAGGTCGCGGCCCTGTGCAGCGGCGAGGCGGAGCACAGCGCGGGCGCCGCGCGCCGGGCCGGGCTGAAGCCCGAACGGGACGCCGCCCCGCCCTGGACCGCGCCGGATCCCGCCTGGACCAACCCGCGGGCGCGCGACTACCTCCACCCCCAGGCCCTGCGCCACGGCCTGTCGCAGCCGGTCGTCGTCTATCCCCTCTACGAGACCGCGCTCCAGGCCGCCTGGGGCCAGACCCCGCGCCAGGGCCGCGACGAATCGGCTCTGCTCGGCGCCGCGATGTCCCGCGTCGCGGCGGAGAACCCGTCCGGGTGGTTGCGCCGCCCGTTCACGGCCGACGAGATCGCGACCCCGTCCGCCGCCAACCGGCCGATCGCCTGGCCCTACCCGAAGCTGATGGTGGCCAACCCCGTGGTGAACCAGGCCGCCGCCCTGATCGTCACGAATCTGGCGCTGGCCCGCGCCGCCGGCTTGCCCGAGCACCGCCTGGTCCCGGTCGGCCCCGGCGCCGCCGCGACCGAGCCGCGGGACTGGCTGTCGCGCGACCGCTTCGACCATGCCCCGGCGCAGGACGCGGTCCTGGCCGCCACCCTGCGCCGGGCCGGCCTGACCCCCGCCGACCTCGCGGCGATCGAGCTCTACAGCTGCTTTCCCTGCGTGCCCAAGATGGCGCGGCGCAGCCTCGGCCTGCCCGCGGACAGCGTGCCGACCGTGGCGGGCGGGCTGACCTTCTTCGGCGCGCCGCTCAACGGTTTCATGGCGCACGCCGCCTGCGCGATGGTGCGGCGGCTACGCGACGCGCCGGGCGCGGCCGGCCTCCTCTACGGCCAGGGCGAGTTCGTGACCAAGCATCACGCCCTGGTCCTCGGTGGCCGGCCGCGCGTGCCCGACGACGCGCCGGTCTCGGTCCAGGACGAGGCGGATCGCCGCCGCGGGCCGGTGCCGCCGGTCATCGAGGCGGCGACGGGCCGCGCCATCGTCGAGACCCACACAGTGCTGTTCGACCGCGAGGGCGCGCCGGATCGGGGCGTCGTGGTGCTGCGCCAGGGCGGATCGCGGCTGCTGGCCCGGGTGCCCGCCGCCGACCGCGCGACGCTGGCGGTGCTCACCGACCTCGATCGGTCGCCCGTCGGGCGCGACGGCACCCTGTGGACGGCCCTCGACGGGCTCCTCGAATGGGAGGCGGCGTGATGGCGGATCCGGTCCTCGTCGAGCGCAACGGCGCGCATGTCGCGGTCGTGACGCTGAACCGGCCGGCGGCCCGCAACGCCGTCGACCCGTGCCTCGCCCGTGCCCTCGCGCGGGCGGTGGCCGAGACCGAGGCCGACGACGCGGTCCGCGCCGTGGTGCTCGCCGGGTCGGGTCCGGTCTTCTGCGCCGGGGCCGACCTGAAGGTGGTCTCCGCGGGCGCCGCCGACGACCTCTGGACGCCGGATGGCGGGTTCGCGGGCTTCGTCCACGCGGCGCGGGCGAAGCCCTGGATCGCCGCCGTGGACGGCCCGGCCCTCGCCGGCGGCTGCGAGATCGCGCTCGCCTGCGAGCTGATCGTCGCCGGGGAGGGCGCGAGCTTCGGCCTGCCCGAGGTGACCCGCGGCCTCGTCGCGGCGGCGGGCGGCCTCTACCGGCTGCCGAGGGCCCTGCCTAGGGCGGTCGCGCTCGAACTCATCCTGACCGGCGCGCGGTTGGAGGCGGCCCGCGCCCACGCGCTCGGCCTCGTCAACCGGCTGGTGGCGCCGGGCTCGGCCCGGGAGGCGGCGGTGGCGCTGGCGCAAACGATCGCCGGCAACGCCCCGCTCGCCGTGCGCGAGAGCCTCGCCGTCGCGCGGCTGGCGCCGGACGCCGACGAGGCGGGGTTGCGCGCCGCGAGCGCCGCCGCCCGGGCCCGGATCCAGGCCTCGGAGGATTTTCGCGAAGGCCCGCGGGCCTTCGTCGAGAAGCGCCCGCCGCGATGGACGGGGCGGTGAAGCAAGGGAGGAACCCCATGGGCATGCTGGACGGCAAGGTCGCGCTCGTCACCGGGGCCGGGGGCGGCATCGGGCGGGAGATCGCGCTCGCCATGGCGCTCGCCGGCGCCAAGGTGGTGGTCAACGACGTCGGCGCGTCCCTGAGCGGCCTCGGCGAGACCTCGGCGACGCCGGGCGAGCAGACCCGGGCCATCATCGAGCAGCGCGGCGGCGAGGCCGTGGTCAACACCGACACGGTGGCCGAGTGGGAGGCGGCGCAACGCATCGTCGCCACCGCCCTCGACGCCTTCGGCCGCCTCGACATCGTGGTCAACAATGCCGGCATCCTGCGCGACCAGATCTTCCACAAGATGACCCCGGAGGAGTGGCTGTCGGTCATCAACGTCCACCTCAACGGCAGCTTCTTCGTCTCCCGCGCCGCCGCCGAGACCTTTCGGCGCCAGAATGGGGGCGCTTACGTCCACATGACCTCGACCTCGGGGCTGATCGGCAATATCGGGCAGGCCAACTACTCGGCGGCCAAGCTCGGCATCGCCGCCCTGTCGAAGTCGATCGCCCTCGACATGGGCCGGTTCGGCGTGCGCTCGAACTGCATCGCGCCCTTCGCCTGGAGCCGGATGACGAGCTCGATCCCCGCCGAGACCCCGGAGCAGAAGGCCCGCGTCGCCAAGCTCCAGGCGATGGGGCCGGAGAAGAACGCGCCGCTCGCGGTCTTCCTCGCCTCCGACGCGGCCAGCCACGTCACCGGCCAGATCTTCGCCGCCCGCCACAACGAGCTGTTCGTCTTCAACCATCCCCGCCCGGTGCGCGGCGTGCACCGCGGCGAAGGCTGGACGCCGGAGACCATCGCCGAGCACGGCATGCCGGCGCTCTCGGGCCACCTCGCCCCCCTCGACCGCAGCCCCGACGTCTTTTCCTGGGACCCCGTGTGACCCGTCGTCCGGACGCATCGTCCGGACGACGGGTCACCAGCCCGCGCGGCACTTGAGCGAAGCCGAAATTCGCGTTGCGCAGCAATCCATCGGATTTCGAAGGACCATGACGATCAACGGACGCGCCCACATCGCCGGGGCCTACGAGCACCCGACCCGCAAGGCCCCGGACAAATCCGTGGCCCAGCTCCACGCCGAATCCGCCGCAGGCGCGCTCGCCGATGCCGGGCTCACCAAGGACGACGTCGACGGCTATTTCTGCGCCGGCGACGCGCCGGGCCTCGGGCCGCTGGCGATGGCCGACTACATGAACCTCAAGCTCCGCCACCTCGACAGCACCGATCTCGGGGGCGCCTCCTACATCGCCCACGTCGCCCACGCGGCGCAGGCCATCGCGATGGGGACGTGCAATGTCGCGCTGATCACGCTTGCCGGCCGGCCGCGCAGCGCCGGGCATTCCGGCACCGCCGCCCGGCCCGTCGTCGCCGACGCGCCGGACAGCCCGTGGGAGACCCCGTTCGGGCCGACCACGGTCAACCTCTACGCTTTGTGCGCCCGCCGCCACATGCACGAGTTCGGCACGACCGCGGAGCAGCTCGCCTGGATCAAGGTCGCGGCTTCGCACCATGGGCAGCACAATCCCCACGCCATGCTGCGCGACGTCGTGAGCGTCGCGGACGTGCTGGCCTCGCCGATGGTCGCCGATCCGCTGCACCGGCTCGATTGCTGCGTCGTCAGCGACGGCGGCGGGGCGCTGGTGGTGGTGCGGCCCGAGATCGCCCGGGCTCTCAAGCGCCCGCTGGTGCGGGTGATGGGGGCGGGCGAGGCCCACAAGGGCCAGCTCGGCGGGGAGGTCGACCTCACCTACTCGGCCGCGCGCCACTCGGGGCCCGCGGCCTTCGCGGAGGCTGGCGTCACGCCGGCCGACATCAAGTACGCCTCGATCTACGACAGCTTCACCATCACGGTGCTGATGCAGCTCGAGGATCTGGGCTTCTGCGCGAAGGGGGAGGGGGGCCGCTTCGTCGCCGACGGCAACCTGATCTCGGGATCTGGCCGCCTGCCCTTCAACACCGATGGCGGCGGCCTGTGCAACAACCACCCGGCCAACCGGGGCGGCATCACCAAGGTGATCGAGGCGGTGCGTCAATTACGGGGCGAGGCCCATCCCGCCGTGCAGGTGAAGAACTGCGACCTTGCCGTCGCGACCGGGATCGGCGGCCTGCTCGGCAGCCGCCACGGCGCCGCGACCCTGGTGCTGGGTAGGGAGTGAGACGATGACCCTGATCCCCTTGCGCGACGGCGACTGGCCCGATCCGCCCGCGAGCCCCGAAGCCACGCCCTTCGTGGCGGCGGCGAAGGAGGGCCGGTTCCTGCTGCGCCGCTGCACGGCCTGCGGCAAGGCGCACTGGTACCCGCGCAGCTTATGCCCGTTCTGCCTCGGCGAGACCGCCTGGGAGGAGGCCTCGGGCGAGGGCACGATCTACAGCTACACCGTGCTCACCCGCGAGGACCCGCCGCGTGCCATCGCCTACGTCACCCTGGCGGAGGGGCCGACGCTGCTGACGAGCCTCGTCGATTGCGAGGCCGGAGGGCTCGCGGTCGGCCAGCCGGTGCGGCTGGTCTTCGCGGCGTCGAAGAACGGGACGCCGGTGCCGTGCTTCCGGCCGGTGGGGAATTTGTCTGGAGCGCCGCCGGGCGCTCCATGAAGGGCACCATGTCCTGAAGCGTCGCGCTGCCCCTCTCCCGCCCCGCATCCGCGGGGCACCCTCCCCCGCAGAGGGGGGAGGGAAGAAGCCAGCGCCATTTCCATCCCCGGACGACTCTGCGCGGCGGGGACCCGCACCCCTCACCCCCCGCGCAGCAACCCCGCCAGCTCCTCCGACAGCCCCACGCTCTCGGTCCGCGGCAGGGTCGCGCGCGCGCCGGCGAGACCCGCCGCGGCCATCACCGCCCGCGCCCCGGCCTCGACCGAGCAGATCACCGGCACCTCCACCTGCGGCTGGACCCGCTCGGCGAGGCCCGCCAGCGCCGCGCCGCCGAGCACCACCACGTCGGCGCCGTCGATCTCGGCGGAGGAGCGGCAGGCCTCGGCCAGGCGGCCGAGGGCGGCGTCGGGGTCGCGGGCGATCTCGCCGCCGGTCGGGGCCACGGTGCGGATGCCGGCGAGGCGCTCGGAGAGGCCGAGCATCGCCACGAACTCGGTCAGCATCGGCTTCCACAGCACGCCGCCGGTGACGATGCCGATGCGCCGGCCCCGGGTGCAGGCGAGGTGCAGCGCACCCTCCGCCATGCCGACGACCGGCACCGGCGAGACCTCCTTGAGGGCGAGCAAGCCCGGATCGCCGAAGCAGGCGAGGTAGACCGCGTCGCAGCCCGCGACGTTCGCCGCCAGCGCGTCGAGGGCGGCGTGGCCGGCGATGGCCGCCGCGGCGCGGCTCGCAATGTAGCGGGCGCCGAACCGGCCGGTGGCCGGCACGACCTCGGCCGGGATCAGGCGCCGGTGGAAGATGTGCCGGACATGGGCGGCGGCCTGCTCGGTGACGGCCTCGGTGGTGTTGGGGTTGATCAGCAGGATGCGCACGCGAGTCTCCCGTCGCATCCCGCCTATCACGCCGCTACTTCTCGACGAAGGCCTTCTCGATCACGTAGTGGCCGGCCTCGCCGTGGTTGCCCTCGACGTAGTCGGCGCCAGCGAGCAGGTCGCGGGTGTCGCGGATCATGTCGGGGCTGCCGCAGAGCATGAAGCGGTCGGCCTCCCGCGTCATCATCGGCAGGCCGATATCGGAAAAGAGCTTGCCGGACGTCATCAGGTCGGTGATGCGGCCGCGGTTGCGGAACGGCTCGCGGGTCACGGTCGGGTAGTAGATCAGCTGGTCGCGGACCATGTCGCCGATCAGCTCGTGGTTCGGCAGCGTCTCGGTGATCGTCTCGCCGTAGGCGAGCTCCTGGACGTGGCGGCAGCCATGGACCAGGATCACCTTCTCGAAGCGCTCGTAGGTCTCCGGGTCCTTGATGATCGCCAGGAACGGCGCGAGGCCGGTGCCGGTGCCGAGCAGGTAGAGGTGCCGGCCGGGCATCAGGTTGTCGAGCACCAGGGTGCCGGTGGCCTTGCGGCTGACCACGATCGGGTCGCCGACCTTCAGGTGCTGCAGCTTCGAGGTGAGCGGGCCGTTGGCCACCTTGATGGAGAAGAACTCCAGCTCGTCCTCGTAATTGGCGCTGACCACGCTGTAGGCGCGCAGGAGGGGCTTGGCGCCCTCGCCCTTGAGGCCGATCATGGTGAACTCGCCGTTGCGGAAGCGGAACGACGGGTCACGGGTGGTGCGGAAGCTGAAGAGCGAATCCGTCCAGTGATGGACGGACAGGACGCGCTCCTCGTTGAAGTTGCTCATCGTGCCAGGAATCCTGAAGGCGTTCGACGGGTCGGCGGTTCTCGATTTGGGAGAGGTCATCTCGCAGGTGCGGCATCGCCGTCAAGGCGTCGTCGCACAAGCGAGGTCTGCGTGGCCGTCACGCCGCAGGGACAACCGGCTGTTCTTCGGAATGCTTCCAGTGTGTTCGCGCCCGGCAAGACCTCCGGGACGCATGCACGCCATCCCGATCGCCGCCGCCCGGTGGCGGACGGCTTGCACAGCGCCCGGCCTGCCGCCATGACGGTCCCTCATACTCCCACCCCCTAGTTTCCTGCCCTTTCGCGACGAGGCCGGCATGATCGAAGCGGCGATGATCTGGAACGAGCCCAACAACAAGTCGCACTGGGATCCCGAGATCGATCCGGGGTGGTCGCTCTTCGCCGAGACCCTCGGCTGCGCCGCGCGGGCGGTGAAGGCGGAGGCGGCGCACCTGCCGACGGTGCTGGGCGGCATCTCGCCGATCGACCCGACCTTCATCCAGATGCTCGACGGGAGGGGCGCCCTCGACCACGTCGACGTGGTGGCGGTGCACGGCTTCCCCCTCGACTGGAACCTCTGGCAGATCAACGAGTGGCCGGCCAAGATCGCCGAGATCCGCGCGGTGACGGACAAGCCGATCTGGGTCACCGAGGTCGGCGTCTCCACCTTCGGGGCCGAGGAGGTCCAGGTCTTCGGGCTCGACCGCACCGCCGAATTGCTCGTCGGCCGGGCGCCGCGGATCCACTGGTACAGCCTCTACGACCTGCCGCAGGCCTGGGGCGCCACCACCCGGCACCGGGAGGCGGAGGGCTCCTCCTACTACCGCCACTTCTATATGGGGCTGTTGCGCGAGGACGGCACGCCGAAGCCCGCCCTGGAGCACTTCGCCCGCCACACCCCGGCGCTGGGCCTGTGCCAGTGGTTCCACTACCAGGATCACCGCCTCGACGAGGCGGTGGCCTGGATGCGGCGGCTCGGGGTGACCTACTTGCGCACCGGCCTGTCCTGGGCCGATTCGTTCCGGCCGGATGCCCTCGACTGGTTCGACCGGCAGATGGAGGCCCTGGCGGAGTTCGACGTGACCGTGACCTTCTGCTTCACCCCCGAGCACCGGGGCATCGCCCCCCATCACACCAGCCCGCCGCAGGTGAAGGAGGAATTCGCCGAGTTCTGCGCCGCGATGGTCCGGCGCTATGCCGGGATGATCCGGCCCGGGCCGGCCCTCGGGCCGCAGCCGGCGATCTGACCCGCGATGACGGCCATCGCCCCGACCTCGCCGGCGGCCGAAGCCTTCTTGGCGGCCCTCGCCGATCCGGCCTGCGGGCCGGTTCCGGCGGATCACGTTGCGCTCGTCGTCGCCCACCCGGACGACGAGAGCATCGGCTGCGGCGCCCAGCTGCCGCGCCTCTCGGGCCTCACGGTGATCCACGCCACCGACGGCGCGCCCCGCGACGGGCAGGACGCCGCGCGCCGCGGCTTCCCCGATCCCGCGTCCTACGCGGCCGCCCGCGCCCGGGAACTCGACGCGGCCCTGACCCTCGCGAGGATCGCGCCGGCGCGGCGCATCGCGCTGGGCTACCCCGACGGGGGCGTGGCGGAGGCGATCGCGCCGCTCGCCCGGCGGCTGGCCGACCTCTTCGCCGCGCGCGGCATCACCGTGGCGCTCACCCATGCCGTCGAGGGCGGCCACCCGGATCACGACGCCGTGGCCCTCAGCCTCAGGGGCGCCCGCCGGCTCATCGGGCCGGAGCGCCTCGCGGTGATCGAGATGCCGTTCTACCATGCCGGCCCGGACGGCTTCGACGCCGGCAGCTTCTTGGCCACCGACCCGCCGCGCCGGGCGATCGCGCTTCATCTCGATCCCGAGGATTGCGCCTTCAAGGCCGCGCTCTTCGCCGCCCATGCGAGCCAGGCCGCGACCCTGAACCAGATCCCGATCGCGCTGGAGCGTTTTCGCGAGGCGCCGGAGGGCGGGTTCGGGGTGCTGCCGAATGGCGGGCGGCTGCTCTACGGAGCCTTAGGCGCCGGCCCGACCGGGGAGCGGTTCCGGGCGCTGGCCGAGGCGGCGGAGCGGGAGATCGGCTGACGGGTCAGTGCCCGCTGCCCGCCGGCATCGCGCGGTAGAACGCGACGACGTCGCGATAGTCCTGATCGACCGGCGCGACCGGCACGGCGAGGCGCAAACCCAGGCCCGCGAGGCCGGTGAGCAGGGCGAGGACAAGGCAGGCGCGCAGCGACGTGGAAGGGGACATGGCGCGGGGGGTGCCAGAAACGCCGTCCGGCGTAAAGCGGCCCCTTTCGCAGCGGCCCCCAGCGGCATCCATCGTGAAAACAGGTACGGCCGGGCCGATCCACGGCCTTGAGCGGAGCGAGGGGGCGGAGCTCAACTCAAGGTCGCGGCCGGCCCGGCCGCATGTCCAGCAACCTACCGGAGGGGTGATGAATGTCAACATTCGTCACTCGCCAGCGGCGCCTCGCCGGCGCCCGGTGTGCGCCAGCGCACAAAGTCGTTTCGTGTCCGAATCTTTCCGACATCTTGCTCTTGAATGTCGGCGGTGCTTGCAGGGC
This is a stretch of genomic DNA from Methylobacterium sp. 17Sr1-1. It encodes these proteins:
- a CDS encoding enoyl-CoA hydratase-related protein encodes the protein MADPVLVERNGAHVAVVTLNRPAARNAVDPCLARALARAVAETEADDAVRAVVLAGSGPVFCAGADLKVVSAGAADDLWTPDGGFAGFVHAARAKPWIAAVDGPALAGGCEIALACELIVAGEGASFGLPEVTRGLVAAAGGLYRLPRALPRAVALELILTGARLEAARAHALGLVNRLVAPGSAREAAVALAQTIAGNAPLAVRESLAVARLAPDADEAGLRAASAAARARIQASEDFREGPRAFVEKRPPRWTGR
- a CDS encoding ABC transporter substrate-binding protein; this encodes MARTRRARTAPGAGKRRAGATLRALCAATALLAPFASAARADGDVLRIGIITDMSGQYSEGNGEGSVAAAQIAVEDFGPTVLGKRIEIISADHQNKPDIASTIVRNWIDTKGVDVVAEGVNSAVALAVQAVTRERNKIFLISGAGSSDLTGKSCSPTSVQWTYDTYASSNATAKALVARGAKSWYFLTADYAFGHALERDATRAVEAAGGKVVGKVRHPFNNPDFSSFLLQAQSSPAQVVALANAGSDFANAIKQAHEFGLSQSDKIMAALQVTLTDSASLGLDVVQGALFTDSFYWDRTPETRAYAERFYARRKAMPTAYQAGVTSALTHYLKAVQAAGTTDSATVMAKMRATPVNDFFAEGGKVRVDGRMVHDMYLMRFKKPSQSKGKWDLYELVATVPGDEAFRPLSEGGCPYVQN
- a CDS encoding aspartate/glutamate racemase family protein, giving the protein MRILLINPNTTEAVTEQAAAHVRHIFHRRLIPAEVVPATGRFGARYIASRAAAAIAGHAALDALAANVAGCDAVYLACFGDPGLLALKEVSPVPVVGMAEGALHLACTRGRRIGIVTGGVLWKPMLTEFVAMLGLSERLAGIRTVAPTGGEIARDPDAALGRLAEACRSSAEIDGADVVVLGGAALAGLAERVQPQVEVPVICSVEAGARAVMAAAGLAGARATLPRTESVGLSEELAGLLRGG
- a CDS encoding thiolase domain-containing protein; this encodes MTINGRAHIAGAYEHPTRKAPDKSVAQLHAESAAGALADAGLTKDDVDGYFCAGDAPGLGPLAMADYMNLKLRHLDSTDLGGASYIAHVAHAAQAIAMGTCNVALITLAGRPRSAGHSGTAARPVVADAPDSPWETPFGPTTVNLYALCARRHMHEFGTTAEQLAWIKVAASHHGQHNPHAMLRDVVSVADVLASPMVADPLHRLDCCVVSDGGGALVVVRPEIARALKRPLVRVMGAGEAHKGQLGGEVDLTYSAARHSGPAAFAEAGVTPADIKYASIYDSFTITVLMQLEDLGFCAKGEGGRFVADGNLISGSGRLPFNTDGGGLCNNHPANRGGITKVIEAVRQLRGEAHPAVQVKNCDLAVATGIGGLLGSRHGAATLVLGRE
- a CDS encoding ferredoxin--NADP reductase — translated: MSNFNEERVLSVHHWTDSLFSFRTTRDPSFRFRNGEFTMIGLKGEGAKPLLRAYSVVSANYEDELEFFSIKVANGPLTSKLQHLKVGDPIVVSRKATGTLVLDNLMPGRHLYLLGTGTGLAPFLAIIKDPETYERFEKVILVHGCRHVQELAYGETITETLPNHELIGDMVRDQLIYYPTVTREPFRNRGRITDLMTSGKLFSDIGLPMMTREADRFMLCGSPDMIRDTRDLLAGADYVEGNHGEAGHYVIEKAFVEK
- a CDS encoding acetyl-CoA acetyltransferase gives rise to the protein MTDPTRIPVIIGVGEIADRPDVLGRGPIGPEPAALMAEALARADRDAGGGWLSRVASLDVVNAVSWPYADLPARIADFIGHRPARLAYGPVGGETPVRFLHEAARRIARGEAEVAALCSGEAEHSAGAARRAGLKPERDAAPPWTAPDPAWTNPRARDYLHPQALRHGLSQPVVVYPLYETALQAAWGQTPRQGRDESALLGAAMSRVAAENPSGWLRRPFTADEIATPSAANRPIAWPYPKLMVANPVVNQAAALIVTNLALARAAGLPEHRLVPVGPGAAATEPRDWLSRDRFDHAPAQDAVLAATLRRAGLTPADLAAIELYSCFPCVPKMARRSLGLPADSVPTVAGGLTFFGAPLNGFMAHAACAMVRRLRDAPGAAGLLYGQGEFVTKHHALVLGGRPRVPDDAPVSVQDEADRRRGPVPPVIEAATGRAIVETHTVLFDREGAPDRGVVVLRQGGSRLLARVPAADRATLAVLTDLDRSPVGRDGTLWTALDGLLEWEAA
- a CDS encoding SDR family oxidoreductase is translated as MGMLDGKVALVTGAGGGIGREIALAMALAGAKVVVNDVGASLSGLGETSATPGEQTRAIIEQRGGEAVVNTDTVAEWEAAQRIVATALDAFGRLDIVVNNAGILRDQIFHKMTPEEWLSVINVHLNGSFFVSRAAAETFRRQNGGAYVHMTSTSGLIGNIGQANYSAAKLGIAALSKSIALDMGRFGVRSNCIAPFAWSRMTSSIPAETPEQKARVAKLQAMGPEKNAPLAVFLASDAASHVTGQIFAARHNELFVFNHPRPVRGVHRGEGWTPETIAEHGMPALSGHLAPLDRSPDVFSWDPV
- a CDS encoding acetate--CoA ligase family protein, with protein sequence MSRTDADVKSADLAPLVRPGAVAIIGASADPTRIGGRPIAYMLRAGFQGAILPVNPNRAEVQGLPCYPSVAALPQVPDVAVVAVPGAAALRAVEELGARGTRFAVMFTAGYAEVGDVEAQGALVAAARRHGMRLLGPNCLGLFNAASGFYPIFTASLEGGLPLPGRIGIASQSGAYGTHLFAACRARGIGTGMLITTGNEADLAVADAIGWMTRDDDLDVIMAYAEGVQDGPAFAEALAAARRAKKPVILMKVGRSAVGSAAAQSHTASIAGNDAVFSAVLAEHGAIRARSTEELIDIAYAATRRIYPVPNTLGVITISGGAGVLISDAAEAAGLPMPPMPEDAQARLKAILPIASPLNPVDCTAQAFNDLSLIGRFTESMIADGGYASILAFFTQIGGAPSMAPAIRTQLNAVKARHPDRLYALSVLAPEERNREYEADGYLLYEDPARAVVALDAMGRLGASFSEPEPATVPMGEPVRLPEATPSEAEAKRLLAAYGIATVPEAVCTDAEAAVAAAEAFGFPVVMKILSPDILHKTEIGGVLLDVADAEAVRRGHATLIARAARHAPSARIEGVLVARQIKGAVECIMGVQRDPVFGPVAMVGLGGVFVEVMRDVVFRRCPFGEDVAEAMIRSIKAAPLLTGARGRPPCDVAALARMLSRLSAFAAGAGPRLASIDLNPVFALPEGAFAADAVIEVGEAG
- a CDS encoding OB-fold domain-containing protein, which gives rise to MTLIPLRDGDWPDPPASPEATPFVAAAKEGRFLLRRCTACGKAHWYPRSLCPFCLGETAWEEASGEGTIYSYTVLTREDPPRAIAYVTLAEGPTLLTSLVDCEAGGLAVGQPVRLVFAASKNGTPVPCFRPVGNLSGAPPGAP